The Streptomyces sp. V3I7 genome segment CGGTCTGGCGAACGCCAACGCGCACTGGAGCTGCACCGGTTTCGAGGACAAGGTCCAGCTGACGGAGCAGTACCCGATCTGCCCCGAGGGCAGCGACGTGGTGCGCTCGTTCGCCTTCCAGAGCTGCTGGGACGGCCAGAACACCGACAGCGCCAACCACCGCACCCACGTGGCGTTCGCGGACGCGAGCGGCAACTGCCAGAACGGGTTCAAGGCGATCCCGCAGCTCACGATGCGCCTGGTGTACGACATCGATCCCCCGGCCATCGAGAACGGGGCGGTGAAGAACGCCTACGCCGTGGACGGTTTCCCGGAGCAGCTCCACAAGCCGGCCACCGACCACGACGACTTCATCAGCATCACGAACGGCGGCCTGGCGAACAAGATCGCGAGCTGCCTCAACCGCGGTCAGCGGTGCCAGTGAACCGGTGATCCCGTGAGCCGGTCGACGGACCGGCGATGACGAGGCCGGTGGCGGAGCCCCCCTCCCGCCACCGGCCTTCGTCGTGTCCCCGTGCCTGCGCGCGTCGTGCCTGCGCGCGTCAGCCGCCGTGCGCGTGGTGGTCGGCCCCGTTCTCCACGGTGCCGCCGAGCGTGCCGCGCAGCGCCCTGACGACGCCGTCGTCGCCGACCGCGACCCACTTGCGGCCGACGAGGTAGTGACCGCCGTAATCCTTCGCGTCATTGATCCACTCGCGCTGACCGCGGTCGGTGGCGAAGGTCGCGAGGACGAACGTGCCGTCCCGGTTACGGCACAGGGCCTGGCGGATCTCGTCGGCGTCGGTCTGCATGTCCGGCGTGCACTTGACCTCGGCGGCCAGGCTCTCCAGGCTGCCGGTGGCGGTCGGCGGCACGGTGTCCTTGTCCCCCGAGCCGCAGCCGGCCAGCGCCGCCGCGGCCACGACGCCCGCCACGGCGAGCATCGCTCGCGTCACCCTCATGGTGTTCCTCCGGTCCTGTGGGCCGAGCATTACGCGCCGGGCCCCTGACGGAGACCCGGCGCCCTTCGATACGGGCGCCGCGCACCCTGCGCTCAAATCCCCTGTCCCCACGGGCACAGCTGTGCGAGGGTGGGCCGGTGAACCAGGACTGGGAAGACCGCGTATCGGCCGCATGGGCCTCCTTCGAGACGTACGCGGAGGACGACGCTCCCCGCTTCCGTGCCGTGATCGACGCGCTCGTGGCCGAACTGCCCAAGGGCAGTCCGCTGGGTCCCTTCGAGCGGGCCTGCGCCTGGGACTCGACCGGCCACTCGGACAAGGCGGTGCCGCTGTACCGGGAGGCCCTCGCGCTCGGGCTCGGTGACGTGAGCGGCTACAAGGGCCGTCGGGCCAGGATCCAGCTCTCCAGTTCGCTGCGGAACACCGGACAGGCGGAGGAGGGCGTCAAGCTCCTCACGCCCGAACTGGACGCGCGGTCGGACGAGTTGGACGACGCCGTGCGCGCCACCCTCGCGCTGTGTCTGTCCAGCCTCGGCCGGGACCGCGAGGGGCTCTCCCTCGTCCTCGGCGCGCTGGCGCCCCATCTGCCGCGTTACCAGCGGTCGATGGCCAACTACGCGCGGGCGCTGGTCGATCCGGCCGACGAATCGGACGCCTGAGTCACCCGTGCGGCGGTGACCAACCACCGGCCGGCTCGTTCTTCTGGACGTGCAGCCACAGGATGTAGCCCCGCGTCACGCCTCCGTCCCCTCCCCCGCGACCGGCGCCGCCGTCGACGTCGCCCGCGCCGAGGCCGCACTCGTCGAGCACTATCCACGGCTCGTCCGGCTCGCCTACCTGGCGCTGCCGTCCTCCCTGGGCCGCAGTCGGCGCGTTCTGACCGCGCACGCCCTCACCCAGCGTGCCCTGCCGCGCGGCCGCAGGCCGGCCTCCGTGATCCCGGCCCAGAGCGGCGGCGCGGGCGGCACCGCGATCGACGGCGTGACCGACGGCCGTGAGGACAGCCCCGGTTACGCCTTCGTCCGCCTCCAGGTGGTCCGCGGGGCCCTGGAGGCGGGTCTGCCGCTCCGGCGCCTGGCCTTGCCGAAGCGGTCCCAGCTGCCGCCGCTGCTCCCGCAGGTGCGGGGCCTGCGCCTGTTCCCGCGCTCGGGCGGTGCCGACGAACTCGCCCTGGAACAGCGGCTGTCCGCCCTGTCCGCCCCGGCCCGTGCGGCGTATCTGCTGCGCGGTCTGGAGCGGCTCGCCGACCCTGACGTACGCCGGGTGCTCACCGCGGCCGGGGTCGCGGAGCCGGACGCGGCCCTGGCGGAGGCGAACGGCGTCCCCGCCGAGTACGCGCTGCTGGACTCGCCCGAGTTCGACCCCTGCTCGCTCCAGGCCCGGCCGACCGATCTGATGCGGCGCAGGCAGCACACCAAGGCGGCACTCGCCGCGACGGCCGCGCTGGCGCTGTGCGGCGCGCTGGTCGCGCTGCCCGGCGGCTGGGGGCCCGACGGCGCGGCGGCTCCAGCGTACGCGCAGAACCCGGCTGCCGAAGCCGCCCTGGACCCGGGCAAGTTGACCCGGGTCGCACCGATCGCGTGGAAGACCTCGTCTCGGAAGGACTTCTCCGCCTGGCCGGCCCGCGGCTCCCTCACCGGCGACACGGCCCTGCTGCGCCGCGCCCTCGCGGTATGGGCGCGCCCCGGCGAGTCGGTCCGTGTCTCGGCGACGCCCGGCACCCAGACCGGCGGCCCGGCCGGACCGCCCCAGCTGTTGTACGCGGGCGAGGTCGACGCCGCGCGTGTGGTGATCCTCTACGACGGCCTGCGCATCGCCCGGTACGCCGAGCCGAAGGACGGCACCCAGGGCGCGGCCCTCGACTTCGCCCGGGTGGACGGGGCGAACGGGGCGGCGGCGAGCGCGGTGGTGCTGGGCCGCTCCGACGGCAACGTCCGCTATCTGACGGCTCCTTGGGTGACGAAGGCCGCCGAGCGGGACCTGCTGAAGCCGGGCGCCGGGGCGATGGACCTCGATCTGGCCGACGGAATCACCTCTCCGCTCGCCAGCCCGGCGCTTCAGCCGCAGGCCTGTACGTCGTGGAACGCCCTGGAGCTGACCGACTCCTCCGGCCGGCATCTGACTACCGACCTGGGCGAGTTGGTGCCCGCCCGGCTCACCACCGGCCGCCCCGGCTCGACCGGCGACGCGCCCTCGGCGCAGGCGCTGCGCGCGTGGGCGCCGTTCGCCTGCTCGCTGGGCGCGGCGCGGGCGGCGGGGGTGCGCAGCGTCAACGCCTGGGCGTACGCGTCCCAGCCGCTGCCGGACGCGGGCGGCACGGCCGCCTGGGTGTGTACGCGGGCCGAGACCTGGCGGGGCGAGGGTTCGGTGTCGCTGGCGCAGTTCCACACGCCCGAGGGGCGGTACGGGGCGGTCGCGGCCAAGGGCGTCGACGTGACGGCGTGCGGGTGGCGTGATCCGCACGTGCTGGCCGGGGTGCTGTGGAAGTCCGGTACCGGCTCCTGGTACCTGCTGGCCGCGGGCAGCAAGGACACCGCGTCGATCCGCGCGAGCGGCGGGGCCGAGGGTTCCGCCCAGGGCCCGCTGCTCGCCGTCCGCGCCGCGCAGGGGGCGCGGGCCGAGCTGAGGGGCACCCGGAAGGACGGCGGTTCGCTGACGGGTCTGCGCTAGTCGGCGCCGCGCCGGCGGGCGCCGCGCCACGCTTGCTGACATTCGTGTCAGCGAGTCCGTGCAGAAGGGTTCTCCCGCTGTCGGTCCGTCGCTACATTGACGCCATGTCCAACAAGGCCATGTCCAACAAGCAGGCCCGGCCGGTGACGTCCGAGCGGACTCCGCTCAAGGCCCGCAACGTGTCCTTCTCGTGGGAGGACACGCCGCTGCACTGGGTGCCCGGGGATCCGTTCACCACGCACACCATCAACGTGCTGCACCTGCTGCTGCCCGCCGGCGAGCGGTGGTTCGTGCATGTCTACAAGCAGGTGCTGCCGTACATCCGCGACGAGCGGCTGCGCGAGGACGTCATCGGGTTCATCGGGCAGGAGGCGATGCACTCCCAGGCCCACGACGAGGTGCTGCCGCATCTGAAGGAGCAGGGGCTCGACCCGACGCCGTACACCGCGCAGGTCGACTGGTTCTTCGAGAAGCTGCTCGGCGACCGCACGCTGCCGCCCGGCAAGCCGCGCACCTGGTGGCTGATGGAGCGGGTGGCGCTGATCGCGGCGATCGAGCACTACACCGCGTTCCTGGGCGACTGGGTGCTGAACGCCGAGGAGCTGGACCGGCGCGGCGCCGACCCGATGATGCTGGACCTGCTGCGCTGGCACGGCGCGGAGGAAGTCGAGCACCGATCGGTCGCGTTCGAGCTGTTCATGCACCTCGACGGCGGCTACCGGCGCCGGGCGCGCACCTGGGCCGCGGCCTTCGCGGCGCTGGTGTTCCTGTGGCAGCGCGGCACCCGTTTCTTCATGGAGAACGACCCCACGCTGCTCGACGGCAAGGCCACCTTCCGGGACTTCTACCGGCGCGGCCGCCGTGGCACGCTGCCGGCGACCGGGGACCTGCTCAAGGCGATTCCCCGCTATCTGAGCCGGGACTACCACCCCTCGCAGGAGGGCTGCACCGAGCAGGCGGTCACCTATCTGGCCTCCTCCCCCGCCGCGCTCGCCGCCGAGAAGGGGACGGCGTGATGCCGAGGCTGCGTACGGTCGTGCTCGTCGCGGGTGCGGCCCTGCTGACCAAGCGGGCGCTGCGGCGCCGTATCCAGGCCGCGCCGCTGTGGCCGATGCCCGCGCTGGAGGAACCGGTCTCGGGGCGGCCCCGCTCCCGGTCCCTGCGGCTCCGGATCACCGCGCACGAGACGGTGGCCGACGGCGTGGTCCAACTACGCCTGGAAGGGAAGGGGTTGCCGCGGTGGCAGCCCGGGGCGCATCTCGACCTGGTGCTGCCGTCGGGGCTGGTGCGCCAGTACTCGCTGTGTGGGGACCCCGGGGACACCTCGTCGTACACCGTCGCCACCCGGCTGGTCGAGGGCGGGCGTGGCGGCTCGCGCGAGGTGCACGATCAACTGGCCCTGGGGATGCGGCTGGAGGTGCGCGGGCCGCGCAACCGCTTCCCGCTCGTCGAGGCGCCCGCGTACCTGTTCGTGGCCGGCGGCATCGGCATCACGCCGATCCTGCCGATGCTGCGGGCGCTGCCGGAGGACGCGGAGTGGCGGCTGCTGTACTGCGGCCGGACGCGGGCGTCGATGCCGTTCCTGGAGGAGGTCGGCAAGCTGGCGGGTGACCGGGTGACCGTCGTCGCGGAGGACGAGGACGGACGGCCGGACCTGGACGGGCTGTTCGCGGACGCCGTCGCCGAGGGCACCGCCGTCTACTGCTGCGGCCCGGAGGGGCTGATGGACGCGGTGGAGGCGCGGCTGCCCGAGGGTGCCGAGCTGCACCTGGAGCGCTTCGCGCCGCGCACCGCCCCCGGCGGGGGCAGCGGGGACACGGAGTTCACTCTCGAACTGCGCCGCAGCGGACGGACGTTGACCGTCCCCGCCGACTCCACCGCCCTGGCCGCCGTCCGGGCGGAGCTGCCGGGCACCCTCTACTCCTGCGAGCAGGGCTTCTGCGGTACCTGCCGGCAGCGGGTGCTTCAGGGCGAGGTGGACCACCGGGACGAACTGCTGTCGGACGCGGAGCGGGCGGACTCGATGCTGATCTGCGTCTCGCGGGCGCGCGGCGACCGCCTCGTGCTGGACCTGTGACGGAATCCGTACCGGACAGACCCTTCGTTCCTGCACGCTCTCCGTTCGAACCTGCTCCATAGGCGGCCGGATTCGATCGGTAAGGTGTTCGTATGACTACCGGTGCCCGCCGCCGCATGGGTGTCGAGGAGCGGCGGCAGCAGTTGATCGGCGTCGCCCTCGAACTGTTCAGCCGCCGCTCCCCCGACGAGGTCTCGATCGACGAGATCGCCGCGGCGGCGGGCATCTCGCGCCCGCTCGTCTACCACTACTTCCCCGGCAAGATGAGCCTGTACGAGGCCGCGCTGAGGCGCGCCTCGCAGGATCTGGCGGGCCGGTTCGTGGAACCGGCCGAGGGACCGCTGGGGGCCCGGCTGCTGCGGGTGATGGGCCGGTTCTTCGACTTCGTCGACCAACATGGGCCCGGCTTCTCGGCGTTGATGCGCGGCGGCCCCGCGGTCTCCGCGGAGGGCACCCGCGCGAAGGACCACGTCTCGGCCACGCACGCGCTCATCGACTCCGTGCGGCAGGCGGCGTACGACCACATCCTGGCGCACCTGGACGTCGCCGATCCGCCCGCGCGCCTGGAACTGGTGATCCGCTCCTGGGTCTCGCTCGCCGAGTCGACGGCCCTGATCTGGCTGGACGGCCGCCGCATCCCGCGCGCCGAACTGGAACTCCAGCTCGTGCACGACTTCGCCGCGCTGGCGGCGGTGAGCGCCGCCTACGACGCGGAGATGGCCGCCCTCCTGCGCCGCATGGTCGAGGACGAACCGGCCGACGGCCCCTTCGCGGAGCTCGTCGGCCGGCTGATGTCCCTGGCGTCCTGAGGCTGCTCCCTACCGGTCGAACTTCCGGTAGGGGACGTCCAGTTCGCGCACGGAGCCTGGCCCTACTGCCCGGCCCACGTGAACACCGCCACGCTCCTCGCCGGGACGGTGAACGTGCCCGAATCAGCCGCGTACGACGAGGACTTCACGGTGGCGTCCGTGCCCGACGCCTGCACGGGGTGCAGACGGTACGGCGTGCCCGCGAGGGTGCCGACGCGCTGCTCCTGCTTCTCCGGGGTGGCGTTGAACACCACGACCAGGTCACCGAGCTTCATGGTGATCACGCCGGGTGTCTCGTCCGTGCCGGACAGTGGGAAGGACAGCTGGGACTGCACCTGCGCGGCCGTGCCGAGGGAGAATGCCTTCTCGGTCGTACGGATCCGCAGCAGGTCGCGGTACGCGGCCGAGGCCCCGCCGATCTGCTCGCAGCCGACGCGGATCTTCCCCAACAGCGGCTTGGCGTACGCCCACTTGGACTCGTTGTCGGCCGCCGGAGGCAGCCCGCGTCCGAAGCCGTTGCCGTCCGCGCAGTTCCAGTGGATGGCGTTGAACCAGTCGCCGCTGTCGAAGGAGTTGCGGTCCAGGGACTTGGAGCGCAGCAGGTCACTGCCCGCCTGGGACAGGGCCGGGCCCTGCGAGAGGGCGGCCGTGGCCATGGCGAGGACCTGCATCCGGGCCCGGTCGGCGGCGCTCGTGCCGACGGGCAGCTTGAAGGCCAGCGCGTCGAACAGCGACTCGTTGTCGTGCGCGTCGGCGTAGGCGAGGGCGTCGCCCGGCGCGTCGGCGTACCCGGCGGGTGAGCCGTTGTAGTCGACCCCGGCGCCGGTGACCTCCTTGCCGCCGGTGTCGGTGAAGCGGTACGCGGCGAGGTTGCCGGACAGGCCGACCTTGATCAGGTCCTGGTAGTGCAGGAGGCGGGCCTTCTGCTCCTCCCGGCTGCCGTTGCTCTCCGAGGAGTTGGGGTCGGTGTAGAGGCCCGACGCGAAGCCCTGGACGCCGGGGTCGGAGTCGAAGGGGCCGCCGCCGCGCACGGCGTCTCGGGCGCGGTCGGAGAAGGTGGCGATGCCCGTGCCGGCCATGTTCTTCTGCGTGGCCTGCACGAACCGGGCGTCGTCGGCGACCTCCCCGAAGTTCCAGCCCTCCCCGTAGAGGATGATCTTCTTGCCGTCGACGCCGTCCTTCGCGAGGGTCAGCGCGTCGAGGGCCTTGCGGACGGCGATGATGTTGGCCTTCGGGTGGTGGCCCATGAGGTCGAAGCGGAAGCCGTCGACCTTGTACTCCTTGGCCCAGGTGACGATCGAGTCGACCACCAGCTTGCCCATCATGGCGTTCTCGGTCGCGGTGTTGGCGCAGCAGGTGCTGTTGGCCACGCTGCCGTCCGCGAGGAGGCGCTGGTAGTAGCCGGGCACGATCTTGTCGAGGACGCTGGTGTCCGCCTGGCCGCTCGCCGCGGTGTGGTTGTAGACGACGTCCATGACGACCCGCAGGCCGTCCTCGTTCAGCGACTTGACCATCTCGCGGAACTGAACCGTACGGGCCGTACCGTCCGGGTCGGTGGCGTAGGAGCCCTCGGGGACCGTGTAGTGGTACGGGTCGTAGCCCCAGTTGTAGGCGTCCTTCGCGGCGGTCTTCGCGACGCACGCCTGCTGACGGTCGGAGTCGGGCGCGTAGGAGCCGAGGTCGCAGTCGACGGTGGCCTGGTCGGCCTTCTTCTCGGGGATGGTGGCGATGTCGAAGGCGGGCAGCAGGTGCACGTACGAGGTGCCGGCCTTCGCCAGCTCCCGCAGGTGCTTCGAGCCGTCGCTGTCCTTGTCGGTGAACGCGAGGTAGGTGCCCCGGTCCGCGGCCGGCACGGTCGGGTCGGCCACCGAGAAGTCCCGGATGTGCAGCTCCTGGATCTGCGCGTCCCGCAGCGGTACTGCCGTGGGCTTGGCCAGGGACGACCACCCGCCCGGGGCGAGGGACTTGTCGGCGAGGTCGACGACGAGGCTGCGCTCGGAGTTCGCGGTGAGGGCGACCGAGTAGGGGTCGGTGACCTTGTTGGTGACGACCTTGCGGACGCTGGGCGCCCAGACCGTGACGACGTACCGATAGGCCTTGCCCTTCCAGGACTTGGGCCCGGTGACGGACCAGACGCCGGTCGCCTCGTCGCGGTGCATCGGCACGGTGGAGCCGTCGATCTCCAGCGCCGCGCTCTGCGCGGTGGGCGCCCACACGGCGAGCGTGGGACGGCCGTCGCGGAAAACGGGCCCGAGGTGTGCCGTCGTCGCACCGGAGTACAGGTCGTCGAGCGCGCCCGCGATCTGCACGCCGGTCGCGGCCAGGACCGCTCGGTTGGCGGCGCGCTGGGAGGCGACGAGCTGGCCGCGCAGGGCCTCGCGCACCCGGTCCCGGTCGCGCGGGTCGACGGACCAGGCGGTGTAGTTCTTGAGGTGCGGGAACCTCGCCTTCTGGGCGTCGGTGAGGGCGGTCTTCGTCAGGCGCAGCCAGCGCTCGTCGTCGCTGGTGAGCGTCCCGTCCTTGGCGGCGATCGAGCCGTCGTGGGAGGAGAGCAGCTGGGTGGAGGCGGCGCCCTCGACGCCGTTCCAGGCGACGGTGTCCCGGTCGATCCAGATCGCCTTGGACGTCGTCAGGTCGAGCGCGGCCGCGCTGCCCGCGGGCTGCGGCAGCAGGTACTTCTCCTGCCCGCTCACCAGCCACACCTCGTGGCCGCTCGCCGTGAGGTCCAGGGACTGGTCGGTGGGCAGGTCCTTCTCGTCGCCCTTGTGGAGGATGTAGCTGAGACTGGTGGCACCCTCGGTGAGCGGCACCTCGAAGACCGCGCCATAGGCATCAGTCTTCACCGGCTTCAGAGGGTCCGACCAGTCGGTGGGGTGGGCGGCGCCCGTCCAGGTGTGCAGGCCCCAGCCGTCGTAGTTCCCTCCCCCAGAGCCGAATGCCTGGGAGGTGCCCCCAGCACGGTGGTAGTGCAGGACGGCCTTGGCCGTGTCCTGCGCGGGATAGTCGGGCCGTTCGGTGAGGACGTCCGTCTTACCCTGCTCGACCCACACCTCACCCGTCCTGGTGACGTCGATGGCGCGGTCGGCGGAGACGTCCTTGTTGCCGTCCTTGTCGATGACCAGGAAGCCGACGTTCGAGGCGCCCGGCTTGAGCTTGACGTAGGCGAAGGCGCCGTAGGCGTCGCGGCCGATGAAGGGGTGGCTGGCGGGCCAGTTCGTGGCCTCGCCGTCGGCGAGGTCGCCCCAGGCGTACAGGCCCCAGTTGCCGTAGTCGCCGTCGGCGCGCTTGTAGTGGACGACCGCGTACTCGCGCGAGGAGGCCGTGGGGACCTCGGGGGCGGGCGGGGTGCCCGTGGTGCTGTCGGCGGTGGCGCTCGCGGTCCGCCCGGCCGAGTCGATCACGACGGCCTTGTAGCGCAGGGCGGTCCCGGGCGGTACGTCCTTGTCGATGGTCTGGGTGACCTTGTACGGGGCGTGGTCGGCGGACCCGAGCGTGCGCCAGGCGCCGCTTCCGGCCTGGGCGGCGAAGACGACCCGGTTGAGCCGTCCTCCGTCGGTGTCGGCGGAGACCTCGACCGTTCCGGTGGCGCCGGCGGCCGGGGCCTTCAGGGTGAGCGTGGGGCTGGTGGCCGGCTCGGCGAGCGGGGCGACCGCCTTGAGGACGACGGCGGATCCGGGCGGGACGGTGAGCGTGAGCCTGCGGTCGGCGTCCGTGCGCACCGTGGCGTCGGTGCCGTACAGGCCCCGGTACGTCATGTCGGCCGAACCGGTCGCGAAAGTGGCCGACTTGGCGTCGTCGGCGTTGTTGAAGGCGACGACGTACTCGGCGCCGGTGTGGGCGTCCGTCCGGGTGACGGCGTAGACGCCGGGGCCGTCGGCGGCGTACCGCTGGACCTGGACGCCGTCGGTGAGCGCGGGGTTGTGCCTGCGCAGCTCGGCGAGGGACGCGATCTGCCGGTAGAGGGGCGCACGGGTGTCGTAGGCGTCGTCGGCGTGGGTGCGGTCGGTGCCGATCTCGTCGTCGTCGAGGTAGTCGGCGGTCTTCGAGGCGAACATGGTCTGGCGGGCGTCCTTGTCGCCGCCGGAGCCGGTGAAGCCCTGTTCGTCGCCGTAGTAGACGACCGGGTTGCCTCGGTTGAGGAACATCAGCTCGTTGGCGAGCTTGTCCTTGCGCAGGATCTCGGCGTCGCCGGCCTTCGGGTTGTCCTGCTTCAGGAA includes the following:
- a CDS encoding metal-dependent hydrolase, which encodes MSNKQARPVTSERTPLKARNVSFSWEDTPLHWVPGDPFTTHTINVLHLLLPAGERWFVHVYKQVLPYIRDERLREDVIGFIGQEAMHSQAHDEVLPHLKEQGLDPTPYTAQVDWFFEKLLGDRTLPPGKPRTWWLMERVALIAAIEHYTAFLGDWVLNAEELDRRGADPMMLDLLRWHGAEEVEHRSVAFELFMHLDGGYRRRARTWAAAFAALVFLWQRGTRFFMENDPTLLDGKATFRDFYRRGRRGTLPATGDLLKAIPRYLSRDYHPSQEGCTEQAVTYLASSPAALAAEKGTA
- the pulA gene encoding pullulanase-type alpha-1,6-glucosidase, encoding MIPRWPAPRTRRTPHARRAAAVTVAALVAALVQPVAAHADAPPPPPSDARLASAPTRHDDTREQFYFVMPDRFANGDTANDRGGLTGSRLSTGYDPTDKGFYQGGDLKGLTKRLDYIKGLGTTALWMAPIFKNQPVQGSGSDASAGYHGYWITDFTHVDPHFGTDNDLKALISAAHAKGMKVFFDVITNHTADVVDYEPKSHAYLSKGAFPYLTKDGRPFDDADYADGRREFPAVDAGSFPRTPVVPAAKRSVKAPSWLNDPTMYHNRGDSTFAGENSAYGDFNGLDDLWTERPEVVRGMENIYQRWVKDYGVDGFRIDTVKHVNMEFWTQWATALDRYAAAHGRENFFMFGEVYSADTAVTSPYVTQGRLDATLDFPFQDAARAYASQGGSAQRLAGVFGDDYRYTTDKANAYEQVTFLGNHDMGRIGYFLKQDNPKAGDAEILRKDKLANELMFLNRGNPVVYYGDEQGFTGSGGDKDARQTMFASKTADYLDDDEIGTDRTHADDAYDTRAPLYRQIASLAELRRHNPALTDGVQVQRYAADGPGVYAVTRTDAHTGAEYVVAFNNADDAKSATFATGSADMTYRGLYGTDATVRTDADRRLTLTVPPGSAVVLKAVAPLAEPATSPTLTLKAPAAGATGTVEVSADTDGGRLNRVVFAAQAGSGAWRTLGSADHAPYKVTQTIDKDVPPGTALRYKAVVIDSAGRTASATADSTTGTPPAPEVPTASSREYAVVHYKRADGDYGNWGLYAWGDLADGEATNWPASHPFIGRDAYGAFAYVKLKPGASNVGFLVIDKDGNKDVSADRAIDVTRTGEVWVEQGKTDVLTERPDYPAQDTAKAVLHYHRAGGTSQAFGSGGGNYDGWGLHTWTGAAHPTDWSDPLKPVKTDAYGAVFEVPLTEGATSLSYILHKGDEKDLPTDQSLDLTASGHEVWLVSGQEKYLLPQPAGSAAALDLTTSKAIWIDRDTVAWNGVEGAASTQLLSSHDGSIAAKDGTLTSDDERWLRLTKTALTDAQKARFPHLKNYTAWSVDPRDRDRVREALRGQLVASQRAANRAVLAATGVQIAGALDDLYSGATTAHLGPVFRDGRPTLAVWAPTAQSAALEIDGSTVPMHRDEATGVWSVTGPKSWKGKAYRYVVTVWAPSVRKVVTNKVTDPYSVALTANSERSLVVDLADKSLAPGGWSSLAKPTAVPLRDAQIQELHIRDFSVADPTVPAADRGTYLAFTDKDSDGSKHLRELAKAGTSYVHLLPAFDIATIPEKKADQATVDCDLGSYAPDSDRQQACVAKTAAKDAYNWGYDPYHYTVPEGSYATDPDGTARTVQFREMVKSLNEDGLRVVMDVVYNHTAASGQADTSVLDKIVPGYYQRLLADGSVANSTCCANTATENAMMGKLVVDSIVTWAKEYKVDGFRFDLMGHHPKANIIAVRKALDALTLAKDGVDGKKIILYGEGWNFGEVADDARFVQATQKNMAGTGIATFSDRARDAVRGGGPFDSDPGVQGFASGLYTDPNSSESNGSREEQKARLLHYQDLIKVGLSGNLAAYRFTDTGGKEVTGAGVDYNGSPAGYADAPGDALAYADAHDNESLFDALAFKLPVGTSAADRARMQVLAMATAALSQGPALSQAGSDLLRSKSLDRNSFDSGDWFNAIHWNCADGNGFGRGLPPAADNESKWAYAKPLLGKIRVGCEQIGGASAAYRDLLRIRTTEKAFSLGTAAQVQSQLSFPLSGTDETPGVITMKLGDLVVVFNATPEKQEQRVGTLAGTPYRLHPVQASGTDATVKSSSYAADSGTFTVPARSVAVFTWAGQ
- a CDS encoding PDR/VanB family oxidoreductase codes for the protein MPRLRTVVLVAGAALLTKRALRRRIQAAPLWPMPALEEPVSGRPRSRSLRLRITAHETVADGVVQLRLEGKGLPRWQPGAHLDLVLPSGLVRQYSLCGDPGDTSSYTVATRLVEGGRGGSREVHDQLALGMRLEVRGPRNRFPLVEAPAYLFVAGGIGITPILPMLRALPEDAEWRLLYCGRTRASMPFLEEVGKLAGDRVTVVAEDEDGRPDLDGLFADAVAEGTAVYCCGPEGLMDAVEARLPEGAELHLERFAPRTAPGGGSGDTEFTLELRRSGRTLTVPADSTALAAVRAELPGTLYSCEQGFCGTCRQRVLQGEVDHRDELLSDAERADSMLICVSRARGDRLVLDL
- a CDS encoding TetR/AcrR family transcriptional regulator, with the translated sequence MTTGARRRMGVEERRQQLIGVALELFSRRSPDEVSIDEIAAAAGISRPLVYHYFPGKMSLYEAALRRASQDLAGRFVEPAEGPLGARLLRVMGRFFDFVDQHGPGFSALMRGGPAVSAEGTRAKDHVSATHALIDSVRQAAYDHILAHLDVADPPARLELVIRSWVSLAESTALIWLDGRRIPRAELELQLVHDFAALAAVSAAYDAEMAALLRRMVEDEPADGPFAELVGRLMSLAS
- a CDS encoding tetratricopeptide repeat protein: MCEGGPVNQDWEDRVSAAWASFETYAEDDAPRFRAVIDALVAELPKGSPLGPFERACAWDSTGHSDKAVPLYREALALGLGDVSGYKGRRARIQLSSSLRNTGQAEEGVKLLTPELDARSDELDDAVRATLALCLSSLGRDREGLSLVLGALAPHLPRYQRSMANYARALVDPADESDA